In Micromonospora sp. NBC_01813, the following are encoded in one genomic region:
- a CDS encoding VOC family protein: MHISLTAIIVDDYDPAIDFFTTVLGFELVEDSPSTTNDGRPKRWVVVRPPGAETGLLLARADGDGQKAAVGNQAAGRVGFFLRVDDFDAAYQRMIDHDVQFVTAPRTEPYGKVVVFADIAGNRWDLVGPA, from the coding sequence GTGCACATCTCGCTCACCGCGATCATCGTCGACGACTACGACCCGGCCATCGACTTCTTCACCACCGTCCTCGGTTTCGAACTGGTCGAGGACTCTCCGTCGACGACCAACGACGGCCGCCCCAAACGGTGGGTGGTGGTGCGCCCGCCCGGTGCCGAGACCGGCCTGCTGCTGGCCCGTGCCGACGGCGACGGGCAGAAGGCTGCGGTCGGCAACCAGGCGGCCGGCCGGGTCGGGTTCTTCCTGCGGGTCGACGACTTCGACGCCGCGTACCAGCGGATGATCGACCACGACGTACAGTTCGTGACCGCACCACGCACCGAGCCGTACGGCAAGGTCGTGGTCTTCGCCGACATCGCCGGCAACCGGTGGGACCTGGTCGGCCCGGCCTGA
- the urtB gene encoding urea ABC transporter permease subunit UrtB, with the protein MAVLNQLVIGASIGAVLLLIALGLTFTFGQMGVINMAHGEFILAGAYTAYLMQGLVGAQAVPAALPVAFLIAGTMGLILERLVIRRFYGRPLDTLLLTFGVSLILQQLARDIFGAPNVQVTAPSWLTGGVDVAGVRLPYNRIFIMALAIGCVVAISLYLSKLSYGRRMRAVMQNRQLAAVTGVATQRVDQLTFFIGSGLAGVAGVALTLIGPVGPSLGTYYIVDAFLVVVAGGLGQLRGAVIAAIALGVINSFVEFWTDASLAKVVVFAVIVAFLQFRPQGMFVLRSRALT; encoded by the coding sequence ATGGCGGTACTCAACCAACTGGTCATCGGCGCGAGCATCGGAGCGGTGCTGCTCCTGATCGCGCTCGGACTGACCTTCACCTTTGGACAAATGGGCGTCATCAACATGGCCCATGGGGAGTTCATCCTGGCGGGCGCCTACACCGCGTACCTGATGCAGGGGTTGGTCGGGGCGCAGGCCGTCCCGGCCGCCCTGCCGGTCGCGTTCCTCATCGCCGGCACCATGGGCCTGATCCTCGAACGCCTGGTGATCCGCCGGTTCTACGGCCGTCCACTGGACACCCTGCTGCTCACCTTCGGCGTCAGCCTGATCCTGCAGCAACTCGCCCGGGACATCTTCGGCGCGCCGAACGTGCAGGTCACCGCGCCCAGTTGGCTCACCGGCGGGGTCGACGTGGCCGGCGTACGGCTGCCGTACAACCGGATCTTCATCATGGCCCTCGCGATCGGCTGTGTGGTGGCGATCTCGCTCTACCTGAGCAAGCTGTCGTACGGCCGGCGGATGCGGGCGGTGATGCAGAACCGGCAGCTCGCGGCCGTGACCGGGGTGGCCACCCAACGGGTCGACCAGCTCACCTTCTTCATCGGCTCCGGCCTGGCCGGCGTCGCCGGGGTGGCGCTGACCCTGATCGGCCCGGTCGGTCCGTCGCTGGGCACCTACTACATCGTGGACGCGTTCCTCGTCGTCGTCGCCGGGGGACTCGGGCAGTTGCGCGGTGCGGTGATCGCCGCGATCGCCCTCGGCGTGATCAACAGTTTTGTCGAATTCTGGACCGATGCCAGTCTCGCCAAGGTGGTGGTGTTCGCGGTGATCGTGGCCTTCCTCCAGTTCCGCCCGCAGGGCATGTTCGTCCTCCGTTCCCGGGCACTGACATGA
- a CDS encoding acyl-ACP desaturase, translating into MSLTAAATAPMSQTALLVELEPVVADNLNRHLGLAKEWFPHEYVPWSDGRTFDGLLGGEAWSPEDSKLSDVARTALIVNLLTEDNLPSYHHEIATRFGRDGAWGTWVHRWTAEEGRHGIAIRDYLTVTRAVDPVELERARMVHMSTGYSNVHSYEVLHSLAYVSFQELATRISHRNTGKATGDPLCERLLARVAADENLHMMFYRNLLAASFELAPSQAMRAVADVVADFQMPGAGIEGFTRKSVAIAMAGIYDLRQHHDEVLSPVLRQWDIWNVTGLDADGEAAREQLAAQMSQLDTAAARFEARREERRARQR; encoded by the coding sequence ATGTCGTTGACCGCCGCCGCCACTGCCCCGATGTCCCAGACCGCGTTGCTCGTCGAGCTCGAACCGGTGGTCGCCGATAACCTGAACCGGCATCTCGGCCTGGCCAAGGAGTGGTTCCCGCACGAGTACGTGCCGTGGAGCGACGGGCGCACCTTCGACGGTCTGCTCGGTGGCGAGGCCTGGTCGCCGGAGGACTCGAAGCTCTCCGACGTCGCCCGCACCGCGCTGATCGTCAACCTGCTGACCGAGGACAACTTGCCCTCCTACCATCACGAGATCGCCACCCGGTTCGGTCGTGACGGGGCCTGGGGCACCTGGGTGCACCGGTGGACGGCGGAGGAGGGGCGGCACGGTATCGCGATCCGCGACTACCTGACCGTCACCCGGGCGGTGGACCCGGTGGAGTTGGAGCGGGCCCGGATGGTGCACATGTCCACGGGTTACTCCAACGTGCACAGCTACGAGGTGCTGCACTCGCTGGCGTACGTCTCGTTCCAGGAGTTGGCCACCCGGATCTCGCACCGCAACACCGGCAAGGCCACCGGCGACCCGCTCTGTGAGCGCCTGCTGGCCCGGGTGGCCGCCGACGAGAACCTGCACATGATGTTCTACCGCAACCTGCTCGCCGCGTCGTTCGAGCTGGCGCCGAGCCAGGCGATGCGGGCGGTGGCCGATGTGGTCGCCGACTTCCAGATGCCGGGCGCCGGCATCGAGGGCTTCACCCGCAAGTCGGTGGCGATCGCGATGGCCGGCATCTACGACCTGCGTCAGCACCACGACGAGGTGCTCTCGCCGGTGTTGCGGCAGTGGGACATCTGGAACGTCACCGGCCTCGACGCCGACGGCGAGGCGGCCCGGGAGCAGTTGGCCGCGCAGATGTCCCAGTTGGACACCGCCGCCGCCCGGTTCGAGGCCCGCCGCGAGGAGCGCCGCGCCCGCCAGCGGTGA
- a CDS encoding winged helix-turn-helix transcriptional regulator, which produces MRPTALDWSIDNCTIARTMEILGERWTVVVLREVFNGVRRFDQMRERTRVPRQVLTNRLAMLVDQGLLRRHPYQEPGERQRYEYRLTDKGLDLWPVLVAMLQWGDRYCADPDGSALTVTHRDCGAEIGVTMRCAAGHDVASPRDALPRPGPGAYRRTPAT; this is translated from the coding sequence GTGAGACCTACCGCACTCGACTGGTCCATCGACAACTGCACCATCGCCCGCACCATGGAGATCCTCGGCGAGCGGTGGACCGTCGTCGTGCTCCGCGAGGTCTTCAACGGGGTCCGGCGCTTCGACCAGATGCGTGAGCGCACCAGGGTCCCCCGCCAGGTACTGACCAACCGACTCGCCATGCTGGTCGACCAGGGCCTGCTGCGCCGGCACCCGTACCAGGAGCCGGGGGAGCGGCAACGCTACGAATACCGCCTCACCGACAAAGGACTCGACCTGTGGCCGGTGCTGGTCGCCATGCTGCAGTGGGGCGACCGGTACTGCGCCGACCCGGACGGTTCGGCGTTGACCGTGACCCACCGCGACTGCGGCGCCGAGATCGGCGTGACCATGCGCTGCGCCGCCGGCCACGACGTGGCCAGCCCGCGCGACGCCCTGCCCCGCCCCGGCCCCGGCGCTTACCGCCGCACCCCCGCCACGTGA
- the tnpB gene encoding IS607 family element RNA-guided endonuclease TnpB → MQAYRFALDLTLGQERAVLAHAGAARVAYNWALARVRAVVDQRAAERSYGVADELLTPAVSWSLPALRKAWNAAKPAVAPWWREVSKEAFNTGLDALARGLANWAGSRSGERAGRRVGFPRFKSRRRSTPGVRFTTGAIRVEPDRKHVVLPRLGRLKVHESTRKLARRVEAGTARIVSATVRRAGGRWHVAFTVEVERAVRRPTRPDSVVGVDVGIRHLAVLSTGELVPNPRHLVGARSRLRALGRTLSRRVGPDRRTGQRPSNRWQRVQARLGRAHARVAHLRRDGLHKLTTRLTREHGTVVAEDLNVSGMLANRRLARHITDAGFAELRRQLAYKTIWNGGRLLVADRWYPSSKTCSGCGAVKTKLALSEREYRCAACGLVMDRDHNAARNLAALAVEYETAGSGPVAARGADQKTRVRGQVAAKREPGTATPVRPGPSHRKAGLPTVCSLKRTER, encoded by the coding sequence ATGCAGGCGTACCGGTTCGCTCTGGACCTCACCCTGGGCCAGGAACGTGCGGTGCTGGCGCACGCCGGGGCGGCGCGGGTGGCGTACAACTGGGCGCTCGCGCGGGTGAGGGCGGTGGTGGACCAGCGGGCCGCCGAGCGTTCGTACGGTGTCGCCGATGAACTGCTCACCCCGGCGGTGTCGTGGTCGTTGCCGGCGTTGCGTAAGGCGTGGAACGCGGCCAAGCCTGCTGTGGCGCCGTGGTGGCGGGAGGTGTCCAAGGAGGCGTTCAACACCGGGTTGGATGCCCTGGCCCGCGGGTTGGCCAACTGGGCCGGTTCCCGTTCGGGTGAGCGGGCCGGCCGTCGGGTCGGGTTTCCCCGGTTCAAGTCCCGCCGTCGGTCGACGCCGGGCGTGCGGTTCACCACCGGCGCGATCCGCGTCGAGCCGGACCGTAAACATGTGGTGCTGCCCCGACTGGGCCGGTTGAAGGTGCACGAGTCCACGCGTAAGCTCGCCCGCCGGGTGGAGGCCGGCACCGCCCGGATCGTGTCCGCTACCGTGCGCCGTGCTGGTGGACGCTGGCACGTCGCGTTCACCGTCGAGGTGGAGCGCGCCGTTCGGCGGCCGACCCGACCAGACTCGGTGGTGGGGGTGGACGTCGGTATCCGGCATCTCGCGGTGCTGTCCACCGGTGAACTGGTGCCGAACCCGCGACACCTTGTCGGCGCGCGGTCCCGGCTGCGGGCACTCGGCCGGACCCTGTCTCGCCGGGTCGGCCCGGACCGGCGTACCGGGCAGCGTCCGTCGAACCGGTGGCAGCGCGTTCAGGCCAGGCTCGGGCGGGCGCACGCCCGGGTCGCTCATCTGCGCCGCGACGGGCTGCACAAGCTCACCACCCGGCTGACCCGCGAGCACGGCACGGTCGTGGCGGAAGACCTCAACGTTTCCGGGATGCTGGCCAACCGCAGGCTGGCCCGGCACATCACCGACGCGGGATTCGCCGAACTGCGGCGGCAACTGGCGTACAAGACCATCTGGAACGGCGGCAGGCTGCTCGTGGCCGACCGTTGGTATCCATCCTCAAAGACCTGCTCGGGCTGTGGCGCGGTGAAAACCAAGCTGGCCCTGTCCGAGCGTGAGTACCGCTGTGCGGCGTGTGGCCTGGTCATGGACCGCGACCACAACGCCGCGCGTAACCTGGCCGCCCTGGCCGTTGAGTACGAGACTGCCGGGAGTGGCCCGGTGGCAGCACGTGGAGCCGACCAGAAGACCCGCGTACGCGGGCAGGTGGCTGCGAAGCGTGAACCCGGCACGGCAACGCCGGTCAGACCGGGACCGTCCCACCGCAAGGCGGGACTACCGACCGTGTGCTCACTAAAGCGCACTGAGAGGTAA
- the urtD gene encoding urea ABC transporter ATP-binding protein UrtD, with amino-acid sequence MSGKLEVRDLNVVFDGFRAVTDLSLTVEPGELRFLIGPNGAGKTTLIDVVTGRTRPASGSVRFNGKELVGQREHRIVRLGIGRTFQTSVVFEQLTVLDNLDLAASFRRPLLGLLRRRRGVSDEVSRALDTTGLADLAYRPAGVLSHGQRQWLEIGMLIVQQPSLLLLDEPVAGMSRSERERTGELLREVAKDHTVMVIEHDMEFLRRFASTVTVLHEGKLLCEGTVAQVQADPRVQQVYLGRTREETTELAAPPVTQEASS; translated from the coding sequence ATGAGCGGCAAACTGGAGGTACGCGACCTCAACGTCGTCTTCGACGGATTCCGGGCGGTCACCGACCTGAGCCTGACCGTCGAGCCGGGCGAGTTGCGGTTCCTGATCGGGCCCAACGGTGCCGGCAAGACCACTTTGATCGACGTGGTGACCGGCCGGACCAGGCCGGCGTCCGGGTCGGTGCGGTTCAACGGCAAGGAACTCGTCGGCCAGCGGGAACACCGGATCGTCCGGCTCGGCATCGGCCGTACCTTCCAGACCTCGGTGGTGTTCGAGCAGCTCACCGTCTTGGACAATCTCGACCTGGCGGCGTCCTTCCGCCGGCCGCTGCTCGGCCTGCTGCGCCGTCGCCGGGGCGTCTCCGACGAGGTGTCGCGGGCACTGGACACCACCGGTCTCGCCGACCTGGCGTACCGGCCGGCCGGGGTGCTCTCCCACGGCCAGCGGCAGTGGCTGGAGATCGGCATGCTGATCGTGCAGCAGCCCAGCCTGCTGCTGCTCGACGAGCCGGTGGCCGGAATGAGCCGCAGCGAGCGGGAACGCACCGGTGAACTGCTGCGCGAGGTGGCCAAGGACCACACGGTGATGGTGATCGAGCACGACATGGAGTTCCTGCGCCGCTTCGCCAGCACCGTCACCGTGCTGCACGAGGGCAAACTGCTCTGCGAGGGCACCGTCGCGCAGGTGCAGGCCGACCCCCGGGTGCAGCAGGTCTACCTCGGCCGGACCCGCGAGGAGACCACCGAACTCGCCGCACCCCCAGTCACTCAGGAGGCGTCGTCGTGA
- the urtC gene encoding urea ABC transporter permease subunit UrtC yields the protein MSAARTTRPAARSAARWPGPAVFVTVGVLLLVVAPLVLSPFRLDLLAKYLCYAVVAVGIYLAWGRGGMLTLGQGVFFGLGGYAMGMYLKLADAGEGNLPDFMVWSGVETLPAIWAPFRNPLFALAMVVVLPTAVALILGTLVFRQRVRGAYFAVLSQALAAAFVILLVGQQGLTGGTNGLTNVQFFFGLDLYDPAQKRIVYYVAVGALGLVFLVAWQLTHSRFGKLLVAIRDGEDRVRFLGYDPAVVKTLVYALSAAMAGIAGALFVPVVGILGPADLGVIPSIEMLVAVAIGGRFSLAGAVGGAILFNYGSTVLSEQWPSGWLYLLGGLFIAVMMWAPRGLAGLLGDGWAALRHRWPGRSSGGPPGAAVPVAPAAGTSVPAQAQPAATASVGGEHR from the coding sequence ATGAGCGCCGCCCGGACGACCCGGCCCGCCGCGCGCTCGGCCGCCCGCTGGCCTGGACCGGCGGTCTTCGTCACCGTCGGGGTGCTGCTACTGGTCGTCGCACCGCTGGTGCTCAGCCCGTTCCGGCTGGACCTGCTGGCCAAGTACCTCTGCTACGCCGTCGTCGCCGTCGGCATCTACCTGGCCTGGGGCCGTGGCGGCATGCTCACCCTCGGCCAGGGCGTCTTCTTCGGCCTCGGCGGCTACGCCATGGGCATGTACCTCAAACTCGCCGACGCAGGCGAGGGCAACCTGCCCGACTTCATGGTGTGGAGCGGCGTGGAGACCCTGCCGGCAATCTGGGCACCGTTCCGCAACCCGCTCTTCGCCCTGGCCATGGTGGTGGTGCTGCCCACCGCCGTCGCCCTGATCCTCGGCACGCTGGTGTTCCGCCAGCGGGTGCGGGGCGCCTACTTCGCCGTACTCTCCCAGGCTCTGGCCGCCGCGTTCGTGATCCTGCTGGTCGGTCAGCAGGGCCTCACCGGCGGCACCAACGGGCTGACCAACGTCCAGTTCTTCTTCGGCCTGGACCTCTACGACCCGGCGCAGAAACGGATCGTCTACTACGTCGCCGTCGGCGCCCTCGGCCTGGTGTTCCTGGTCGCCTGGCAGCTCACCCACTCCCGGTTCGGCAAACTGCTGGTCGCGATCCGCGACGGCGAGGACCGGGTCCGCTTCCTCGGCTACGACCCGGCCGTGGTGAAGACCCTGGTGTACGCCCTGTCGGCCGCCATGGCCGGGATCGCCGGCGCGCTGTTCGTGCCGGTGGTCGGCATCCTCGGCCCGGCCGATCTGGGCGTGATCCCGTCGATCGAGATGCTGGTCGCCGTCGCGATCGGTGGACGGTTCTCGCTGGCCGGCGCGGTCGGCGGCGCGATCCTGTTCAACTACGGCAGCACCGTGCTCAGCGAGCAGTGGCCCTCGGGCTGGCTCTACCTGCTCGGCGGCCTGTTCATCGCGGTGATGATGTGGGCACCACGCGGCCTCGCCGGGCTGCTCGGCGACGGCTGGGCGGCGCTGCGGCACCGCTGGCCGGGCCGGTCGTCCGGCGGCCCACCGGGCGCGGCGGTGCCAGTCGCGCCGGCCGCCGGCACCTCGGTGCCCGCGCAGGCACAGCCGGCGGCGACCGCCTCGGTCGGCGGTGAGCACCGATGA
- a CDS encoding response regulator transcription factor, whose protein sequence is MTSGRVTSSRETGGRVISVCVVDDQTLVRQGIRSLLELADDVAVIAEADDGQTAVAAVERHRPDVVLLDLRMPGRDGIWALRTLRERGIDVPVLVLTTFDDDELVLQALRAGARGYLLKDVTLEQLVGAVRTLSTGGTLIQPAITDRLLRAVAAGDAPVVVDRDTPPIQELTEREREVLRLVATGYSNREIAEALFLAEGTVKNHVSAVLLKLGTRDRTRAVLRALHHGLLG, encoded by the coding sequence ATGACCAGCGGTCGCGTGACTAGTAGCCGCGAGACCGGTGGTCGCGTCATCAGCGTCTGCGTCGTCGACGACCAGACCCTGGTCCGCCAGGGCATCCGCAGCCTGCTGGAGCTGGCCGACGACGTCGCGGTCATCGCCGAGGCCGACGACGGACAGACAGCCGTCGCGGCGGTCGAGCGGCACCGGCCGGACGTGGTCCTGCTCGATCTGCGGATGCCCGGCCGGGACGGGATCTGGGCGCTGCGGACGTTACGCGAGCGCGGGATCGACGTACCGGTGCTGGTGTTGACGACGTTCGACGACGACGAACTGGTCCTGCAGGCGTTGCGGGCGGGCGCCCGCGGCTACCTGCTCAAGGACGTGACCCTCGAACAACTCGTCGGCGCGGTGCGGACGCTCTCCACCGGTGGGACGCTGATCCAGCCGGCGATCACCGACCGGCTGCTGCGGGCGGTCGCCGCCGGTGACGCCCCGGTCGTCGTCGACCGTGACACACCGCCGATCCAGGAGTTGACCGAGCGGGAACGCGAGGTGCTGCGGCTGGTCGCCACCGGGTACTCCAACCGGGAGATCGCCGAGGCGCTGTTCCTGGCCGAGGGCACGGTCAAGAACCACGTGTCGGCCGTACTGCTGAAGTTGGGCACCCGCGACCGCACCCGCGCGGTGCTGCGCGCCCTGCACCACGGCCTGCTGGGCTGA
- a CDS encoding PaaI family thioesterase codes for MTQTQQPAPDATQRSRTFSWTDPATVRLAALNGLDGLDQLRAMASGELPAPPVLVMLGLEGLEPEHGRVVATLTPQEFHYNALGTVHGGIISTLLDTAAGCAVHSVLPAGTSYTSIDLNVKFLRPVTLASGMLRCEGTVVQRGRRTAYAEAKLTDAAGRLAAHATSSCLLFELPPPA; via the coding sequence ATGACGCAGACTCAGCAGCCGGCGCCGGACGCGACGCAGCGCAGCCGCACCTTCTCGTGGACCGACCCCGCGACGGTCCGGCTGGCCGCGTTGAACGGTCTCGACGGGCTGGACCAGCTGCGGGCGATGGCTTCCGGTGAGCTCCCCGCCCCGCCGGTCCTGGTGATGCTGGGCCTCGAAGGCCTGGAGCCCGAGCACGGCCGGGTCGTCGCCACGCTGACGCCGCAGGAGTTCCACTACAACGCTCTGGGCACGGTGCACGGCGGCATCATCTCGACGCTGCTGGACACCGCGGCCGGCTGCGCGGTGCACTCCGTCCTGCCGGCCGGGACCAGCTACACCTCGATCGACCTGAACGTGAAGTTCCTGCGCCCGGTCACGCTCGCCTCGGGCATGCTGCGCTGCGAGGGCACCGTCGTGCAGCGCGGGCGGCGCACCGCGTACGCCGAGGCGAAGCTGACCGATGCCGCCGGTCGGCTGGCCGCCCACGCCACCTCGTCCTGCCTGCTGTTCGAGCTGCCGCCGCCGGCCTGA
- the urtE gene encoding urea ABC transporter ATP-binding subunit UrtE, with the protein MLTVESLDVAYGRAQVLFGVDLQAPAGALVCVMGRNGVGKTTLLKAITGVLPVRAGRVTFEGRDITKLRTHERVRLGLGYVPQGHETFPQLTVAENLQVAVEAARTDKSSVDEALDLFPALRGLLRRRAGFLSGGQQQQLAIARALVTRPKMLLLDEPTEGIQPSIIVEIEEAIERLHSEAGLAILLVEQYLELALRLADQFVILDAGEVVRAGDKEDLRDESVRQLLSV; encoded by the coding sequence ATGTTGACCGTCGAGTCACTCGACGTCGCGTACGGCCGGGCCCAGGTGCTCTTCGGGGTCGACCTGCAGGCCCCGGCCGGCGCGCTGGTCTGTGTGATGGGGCGCAACGGGGTCGGCAAGACCACGCTGCTGAAGGCGATCACCGGGGTGCTGCCGGTGCGCGCCGGCCGGGTCACCTTCGAGGGGCGCGACATCACCAAACTGCGCACGCACGAGCGGGTGCGGCTCGGGCTCGGCTACGTGCCGCAGGGCCACGAGACCTTCCCACAGCTGACCGTCGCGGAGAACCTGCAGGTCGCGGTCGAGGCGGCCCGGACCGACAAGTCCAGCGTCGACGAGGCCCTCGACCTGTTCCCGGCGCTGCGGGGTCTGCTGCGTCGCCGGGCAGGGTTCCTCTCCGGCGGCCAGCAGCAGCAGTTGGCGATCGCCCGCGCACTGGTCACCCGGCCGAAGATGCTGCTGCTCGACGAGCCGACCGAAGGCATCCAGCCGTCCATCATCGTCGAGATCGAGGAGGCGATCGAACGGCTGCACTCCGAGGCCGGGCTGGCGATCCTGCTGGTCGAGCAGTACCTCGAACTGGCGTTGCGGCTGGCCGACCAGTTCGTCATCCTCGACGCCGGCGAGGTGGTCCGGGCCGGCGACAAGGAGGACCTACGCGATGAGTCGGTCCGCCAGCTGCTGTCGGTGTGA
- the urtA gene encoding urea ABC transporter substrate-binding protein — protein sequence MSTLVATAACAEDPTSSGGGTDSDTIKVGILHSLSGTMAISEVTVRDAELLAIEEINEAGGVLGKQIEPVVEDGASDWPTFAEKAQKLISQDKVATVFGGWTSASRKAMLPVFERNKALLWYPVQYEGLESSPYIFYTGATTNQQIVPGLDYLKEQGHQTIFLVGSDYVFPRTANKIIKAYAEANGMQVVGEEYTPLGHTEYSTVVNKLQQASPDAVFNTLNGDSNVAFFKQLTSAGITADAMPTVSVSVAEEEVVGIGPENVAGHLVAWNYYQTTEGDRNTAFVEAFKAKYGESKVTSDPMEAGYNAVYLWAAAVEAAGTTEVEAVKAAAGGISIDAPEGTVTIDGDNQHVFKTARIGVVQPDGQIQEVWNSGEPIKPDPYLSGYDWAEGLS from the coding sequence TTGTCGACACTGGTCGCCACCGCCGCCTGCGCCGAGGACCCCACGTCCTCGGGCGGCGGCACCGACTCCGACACCATCAAGGTCGGCATCCTGCACTCGCTGAGCGGCACCATGGCCATCAGCGAGGTCACCGTACGCGACGCAGAGTTGCTCGCGATCGAAGAGATCAACGAGGCCGGTGGCGTGCTGGGCAAGCAGATCGAACCCGTCGTCGAGGACGGTGCGTCGGACTGGCCCACGTTCGCCGAGAAGGCGCAGAAGCTCATATCCCAGGACAAGGTCGCCACCGTCTTCGGTGGCTGGACATCGGCCAGTCGCAAGGCGATGCTGCCGGTCTTCGAGCGCAACAAGGCCCTGCTGTGGTACCCGGTGCAGTACGAAGGGCTGGAGAGCTCGCCGTACATCTTCTACACCGGAGCCACCACCAACCAGCAGATCGTCCCCGGCCTGGACTACCTCAAGGAGCAGGGCCACCAGACGATCTTCCTGGTCGGTAGCGACTACGTCTTCCCGCGGACCGCGAACAAGATCATCAAGGCGTACGCCGAGGCGAACGGCATGCAGGTGGTCGGCGAGGAGTACACCCCGCTCGGCCACACCGAATACAGCACAGTGGTCAACAAGCTCCAGCAGGCCAGCCCCGACGCGGTCTTCAACACCCTCAACGGTGACAGCAACGTCGCCTTCTTCAAGCAGCTGACCAGCGCCGGCATCACCGCCGACGCGATGCCGACCGTGTCGGTCAGCGTCGCCGAGGAAGAAGTCGTCGGCATCGGACCGGAGAACGTCGCCGGCCACCTGGTCGCCTGGAACTACTACCAGACCACCGAAGGCGACCGGAACACCGCCTTCGTCGAGGCGTTCAAGGCCAAGTACGGCGAATCCAAGGTCACCTCCGACCCGATGGAGGCCGGCTACAACGCCGTCTACCTCTGGGCGGCGGCCGTCGAAGCCGCCGGCACCACCGAGGTCGAAGCAGTCAAGGCGGCAGCCGGCGGGATCAGCATCGACGCGCCCGAAGGCACCGTCACCATCGACGGCGACAACCAGCACGTCTTCAAGACGGCCAGGATCGGCGTGGTGCAGCCCGACGGCCAGATCCAGGAGGTGTGGAACTCCGGCGAACCCATCAAGCCGGACCCGTACCTGTCCGGTTACGACTGGGCCGAAGGCCTGTCGTAG
- a CDS encoding IS607 family transposase has protein sequence MNLKEWAASQGIAYITARRQYAAGTLPVPTYRLGRLIMVGDPLAAATTAAGQVVVYARVSSADQTADLDRQVARVTVWATSQRLSVSRVVTEVGSGLDGHRGKFLALLRDPAVSTIVVEHRDRFVRFGAEYVEAALAAQGRRLLVVDPAGVDGDLVGDVAEFLTLLCARLYGRRAAAGRARRAVEAATGAGGPV, from the coding sequence GTGAACTTGAAGGAGTGGGCGGCGTCGCAGGGCATCGCGTACATCACCGCTCGTCGGCAGTACGCGGCCGGGACGCTGCCCGTTCCCACGTACCGGCTCGGCCGCCTGATCATGGTCGGTGACCCGCTCGCTGCTGCCACGACTGCCGCCGGGCAGGTCGTGGTGTACGCCCGGGTGTCGTCCGCCGACCAGACAGCGGACCTGGATCGGCAGGTCGCCCGGGTCACCGTGTGGGCGACCAGCCAGCGACTGTCGGTGTCTCGGGTGGTAACCGAGGTGGGGTCCGGGTTGGACGGGCATCGCGGGAAGTTCCTGGCTCTGCTCCGTGACCCGGCTGTGTCGACGATCGTGGTGGAACACCGGGACCGTTTCGTCCGCTTCGGTGCCGAGTATGTCGAGGCGGCGCTTGCCGCACAGGGCCGGCGTCTCCTGGTGGTCGACCCGGCCGGGGTGGACGGCGACCTGGTCGGTGACGTGGCGGAGTTTCTCACCTTGTTGTGTGCCCGGCTGTACGGGCGTCGAGCGGCGGCGGGCCGTGCCCGTCGGGCTGTCGAAGCTGCCACCGGAGCGGGTGGGCCGGTGTGA